Part of the Deinococcus planocerae genome, ACGCCCGGCGCACCCTGCGGGCCTCGGCGCGCACGGCGGGCGACCCGGCGCGGCTGCGCTGGCTGGGCCGTCCGCGCCGCGCCCCCCGCTTCCTGATCGTGCTCGACGGCAGCCGCAGCATGGGCCGGGGGGCCACCCTGCTGCTGCGCTTCGCCCACGCGCTGCACCTGCGCTCAAGGCGGGTGGAGGTCTACGCCTTCAGCACGGCGCTGATCCGCCTGACCCCCACCCTGCGCGGCGCTCCCCCCGGCGAGGCGCTGCACCTCCCCGACCTGGGGGACGCCTGGGGCGGCGGCACCCGCATCGGGGAGAACCTGCTGCGGCTGGCCCGCGACGAGCGCGCCCGCGTGACCCGCGACACGGTGATCCTGATCCTCAGCGACGGCCTCGACACGGGCGAGCCCGAGATCCTGGCCCGCGCCCTGCGCGACCTCGCCGGGCGGGCGGGCCTCCTCGCGTGGCTCTCGCCGCTCGCCGCCACCCCCGGCTACCAGCCCGTGCAGCGCGCCGTGCAGGCCGCGTTGCCCCACCTCGACGCCTTCCTGCCCGCCGCCAGCGTGACCGACCTGCATGGGCTGGCGCGGGCGTTGCGGGGGCGGTGGTAGGGCGGGTAGGGAGCGGCGCCCTCGTCTACCCAGGGGGAGAGTAGGAAGAGGCGATCAGCTCTCAGCCGTAAGTGAAACGGAGTGAGAGCCGACAACCTCCTAATCCTCCCCTGGGGGATGTGTACTGATCCCATGACGAAGACCCTCGAACTCGACATCGGCGGGATGACCTGTGCCGCCTGCGTGGGGCGGGTGGAACGCGGGCTGAGGAAGGTGGAGGGGGTGGCCGAGGTGCAGCGGGGAGGCCGGACGGTCGCCCTCGTGGGAGACGGCATCAACGACGCCCCGGCCCTGGCGAGGGCGGACGTGGGGGTCGCCATCGGGACGGGGACGGACGTGGCCGTCGAGACCGCCGACGTGATCTTGATGTCGGGGGACCTGCGCGGGGTGCCGAACGCGGTGGCCCTCTCCCGCGCCACCCTGCGCAACATCCGGGTCAACCTCTTCTGGGCCTTCGCGTACAACGTCTTGCTGATCCCGGTCGCGCCGGGCGTGCTCTCCCCCCTCGGCGTGACCCTCTCGCCCGTGCTCGCCGCCGCCGCGATGGGGCTGTCGAGCGTCTTCGTGCTCACGAACGCGCTGCGGCTACGGGGCTTCCGGGCGCCATTGCGGGTCACACCGACACCCTCCTCCACCCCTCCCCTCACCCCCGCCACGCAAGGTCAGGCCTGAGAAGGGACCCTCCTCCCTTCCCCCACGGGGGGGGAAGGGCCGGGGATGGGGGGGGAGACGCGAACGCCTAACCCCACCTCACAATCCCAAACAGAAAAGCGCCCCAGCCATCCCGCCGGGGCGTTTCTCTTTTCTGCTCAGAACCAGCGCCGCTTCGTCGCCGTCCGCTTGCCCAGCCGCCGCTCGGCCTGCCCGAGCACGAAGTCGAGGGCGCGGTCACGCTTGCGCAGCTTGGTGTACTTGCCGCGCTTGGCCTTTTGGGTGCGGCGCACCATCCCGATGAGTTCGAGGGCGATGGGGCCGTAGACCATCCACTTGCCGAACTTGCCCGTCTTGCGCGTCTTCATGCCTTCCATTACGCGCGCCGAAGACGAAAAGTTGCTGAGGACAGGCGCAGACGCGTTCACCTTCCGCGTTCGGGCACGGGGGACAGCGCGGCGGGGGCGGACCACCGGGCGGGACGCGCCTTAGACTGGGGTATGACCCAAACCGTGGACCCGGTGACGGCCCTGCGCGAACAGCTCGTGGCGTGGCGGCGCCACCTGCACATGCACCCCGAGGTCGGCTTTCACGAGCACGAGACGGCGGCCTACATCGAGGCCGAGCTGCGGAAGATGCCGGGGCTGACCGTCTCCCGCCCGACCGAGACGAGCGTGCTGGCGGTCCTGAGGGGAGGCAGGCCGGGCCGCACGGTCTTGCTGCGCGCCGACATCGACGCCCTGCCGATGGAGGAGGAGAACACCTTCGAGTACGTGTCGCAAAACCCCGGCGCCATGCACGCCTGCGGCCATGACGGGCACACGGCGATCCTGCTGGGGGTCGCGCGGCTGCTGTCGGCGGACGCCGCGAACGTTTCCGGCGAGGTCCGCATGATCTTCCAGCACGCCGAGGAGATCGGGCCGGGCGGTGCCGAGGAACTCGTGATGGAGACGGCCCTGATGGAGGGGGTGGACGTGGTGACGGGCCTGCACCTCAACTCCCAGCTTCCGGTCGGGCTGGTGGCGGTCAAGCCCGGCGCCTTCATGGCCGCGCCCGACACCATCCACATCACGATCAGGGGCAAGGGCGGGCACGGGGCGCACCCCGAGGAGACGGTCGATCCCATCGCGGTGGGGGCGCAGGTCGTCACCAACCTCCAGCATGTGGTGAGCCGCCACGTCGCCGCCCTCGACGCCCTGGTCGTCTCGGTCACCTCCTTCCACAGCGGCACCACCCACAACGTCATTCCCGACACGGCGACCATGATGGGCACGGTGCGGACCTTCGACGCGGGGCTGCGCGAGCGGGCGCCCGGGATGATCGAACGGGTGATCAAGGGCGTGTGCGAGGCGCACGGGGCGGGCTACGAGTTCCGCTACGAGCCCGGCTACCGCCCGGTGATCAACACGGACTGGGTGGCGGAACGGCTCCGGGAGATCGCGCTGGAGACGGTGGGCGAAGGGCACTACCAGGACGCGAAACCCACGATGGGCGGGGAGGACTTCAGCGCCTACCTCCAGAAAGCCCCCGGCGCGTACTTCAACGTCGGCTCGGGCAGCGACGAGGCCGACAGCCGCTGGCCGCACCACCACCCGCGCTTCACCCTCGACGAGGCCAGCCTGGAGACGGGCGTGCGGATGCTCCGCGCCGCCGCCCTGCGCCTGAGCCTGCCAGAGTAGCGACATGCTGCCGGAGACCGTCGCGCGCCAGATCCTCTCCGACCACGAGCGGCGCCCCCGGGGCAGGGGCGAAATCGCGGGTGCTCCCCACGCCGCACTCGACAACCCCGGCTGCGGCGATCAGGTGACGGTCTGGGTGCAGGTGGAGGGCGGGCGGCTTACCGGGGTGAGCTTCACCGGGCGCGGCTGCACGATCAGCCAGTCGAGCGCGAGCCTGCTCACGCAGTCGGTCAGGGGCAAGACGCTGGAGGAGGTCCACACCCTGAGCGCGAGCTACCGGGCGATGGTCATGGGCGAGGCCCCGCCCGACCCCGCACTCGGCGACCTCGTGGCGCTGGCGGGGGTAAGCCGGTTGCACGCGCGGCGCAAGTGCGCACTCCTCGCGTGGAACGCGCTGGAGGCGGCGCTGGCGGAGGCCACGGCGGAGGGCGAAGACGGACACCCCCTCTGAGGTCGCCCTGGCGTGGGAGGAGACCGTCAACACGCGGGACGGGGCGCGGCTGCTCGCCCTCTCGGACCCCGACATCGAGATCATCGGACCACGGGGGAGCGCGTAAGGGCACGCCGTCCTGGCCGACTGGCTGGGCCGGGCGGGTCTGAACCCGGAGACCGGCGCCGTGGTGGGTGAGGCGCCTGTCGCCTCCCACTCCCGGGGGGTGGACGGCCAGGTCGTTGACGCGGCGCGTTACGACGACCCGCACACGGCTCTGGACCACGCGGGGCTGGACGAGACGGACGCGCTGACCTGAGCTAAGGGCCAGCGCGTCCTGGAAGGCTGTGAAGAGGTCTCGCGGGCTCAGCGGCTGCGCAGCGTGCTCTGCACCGCGCTCATGAACTCCATGCGGGTGCGCATGTCCTCCTTGAACAGGCCCCGCATCGCGCTCGTGGTCGTGCTCGAATTCTGCTTCTGCACGCCGCGCATCGCCATGCACAGGTGGATGCCCTCCATCAGCACGGCGACGCCGCGGGGTTGGAGCAGCTCCTCCACCGCGTCGGCGATCTGGGTGGTGATGCGCTCCTGGACCTGGAGGCGGCGCGAGTACAGGTCCACGATGCGGGCGAACTTGCTCAGGCCCAGGATTTTGCCGTCGGGGATGTAGGCGATGTGCGCCCGTCCGTAAAAGGGCAGCATGTGGTGCTCGCACATGGAATAGAACTCGATGTCCTTCACGAGGACCATTTCAGAGCCCTCGGCGGCGAACACGGCGTCCCCGGCGGCGTCTTGCAGGGTCTTGTGGTACCCGGCGGTCAGGAAGCCCCACGCCTTCGCCACGCGGTGCGGCGTCTTGTGCAGCCCCTCGCGCTCCGGGTCCTCGCCGATGGCGGTGAGCCAGTCGTGCGTCAGGTCGCTCAGGCCGGGCACTTCGAGTTGCTCATCAGCGGCGCTGATGGTCGGATAGGTGGTCAAGGTCGGTCGCCCCCTCTCACGCCCGCACGGGGCGCGGCTTGTATGAACACGAGTTTAAGCTCGGCGGCGGGGCGGGGACTGTGGGGGAAGCTCTCAGCCTCCCCGCTGGGGCTGGCCGTTCCCCCTCACCCCCAGCTCACCTCGCCGTAGGTCTGCTCGCGTGCCGGGCCGCACGAAAAGATCACGACCGGGCAGTTCACCGTCTCCTCGATCAGGTCGAGGTAGGCCTGGGCTTCCCTCGGCAGCGTCTCGCGGCTGGTCACGCCGTCCGTGCTCGTCCAGCCGGGCATCTCGCGGTAGACGGGCTGGCCCGAGTCGTCGTAGGTCACGCAGACCTTGATCCTGTCGAGCCCTGCGAGGATGTCCATCTTGTTGATCACCAACCCGTCGAAGCCGTTCACGTCCACGGCGTAGCGCAACAGCGCCAGGTCGAGCCAGCCCACCCGGCGGGCGCGGCCCGTCGTCGTGCCGAACTCGTCCCAGGGCTTGGAGCCGTCGCCGCGCAGGCGCTGTTCCATCTCCCCGAAGACCTCGGTGACGAAGGGGCCGTGGCCGACGCGCGTGTTGAAGGCCTTGGCGACCCCGTACACCTGGCCCACCGCCTTGTGGTTCACGCCCGCCCCGACGAGGATGCCGCCCACCGTGGGGTGGCTGCTCGTCACGAAGGGGTAGGTGCCGTAGTTCAGGTCGAGCAACGTCGCCTGCGCCCCCTCGAAGAGGACGTTTTCGCCCTCCCTGATCGCCTGCCGCAATCCCGCCCCCGTGTCGCTCACGAAGGGCAGCAGCGCGTCGCGGATGGGGAGGAGGTAGCCCAGCGCGTCGGCGACGGTGGCCCAGCCCGCCTCCCGGGTGGAGTTGGGTTTGGCCTCCAGCAACCGCTCGACCCGCTCGCGCAGCACCGCGTCGTCCGCGAGGTCGCCGAAGCGGATGCCCACCCGCCGCGCTCTATCGGCGTAGGCGGGGCCAATGCCGCGACCTGTGGTGCCCACGAAGTCCCCCCGCCCGTCCACGTACTTGTGGTGGGGCAACACGAGGTGCGCCCGGTCGCTGATCCGCAGTTCGGGGCTGAGCCCACCGTCGAGCAGGTTCTGGCGCTCGGCGAGGAACTTCTCGGGGTCGATGACCATGCCGTCGCCGAGGACGCTCACCGTGCCGGGGTGCAGCACGCCGCTCGGGAGGAGGTTGAGCTTGAAGGTCTGCCCCCCTGCCGTCACCGTGTGCCCGGCGTTCGCGCCGCCCTGATAGCGCACCACGTAGCGGGCCTGCGGGGCGAGGAAGTCGGTGATCTTCCCCTTGCCCTCGTCTCCCCACTGCGCGCCGATAATCGCAATTCCAGGCATCCTGCCTCCAGCCGCGCGCCCTGACTTGCCCTTCTGCGCCCCCAGAGGGGCAAAAAAAAGCACGGCGCGCAGCACCGTACCTGAGTGTAGCCCGGCGGCGCGGGGGCGGGGAGGTGAATGTCCAGAGGGCGGTCAGCCGTCAGCGACCGATCCGGCTGACGGCTGACCGATGATCGCGGCACTCCGTGACGTAGAAGGGACAACCTGCGTTGCTGCAACTCCACGGAGGCGGCTCTCATCACGGATGCTCGCTCCGCTCGGGCCGGACCACTTGAGGGGCTTGCCCTCAACTTGTCCGGCCACCGCTGTGAGAGCTTCAGATCACCAGGATGATCGGCGCCTCCAGCGCCCCCGCCACGTCCGCGAGGAAGCGGGCGGCCCGGGTGGGGTCCACGTCGCCGCTGAGCGACAGCGCGGCGCGGCCTTCCCGCTCGCGGCCCACGCTCAGGGTCACGGTGTGGCCGAGGTGGAGGTCGTCGAGGTCGAGTGTTCCCGCGTCGGTCACGAGGAGGTCGGGGGTGCCGCCGAAGGGGGTGCCCAGGTCGTCCAGGGCGTCACGCAGGGCGACGGGGCGCGCGGTGCGGGCCACGCCCGCCGTGAGGTCCTGGAGGGCGACGCTGCCGAGCCCCAGGGTCTGCGCGTGGCGCTGGGCGGCGCGGACGACGAGGAGGCCGAGCGGCACGTCCTGGCCCAGGGCGCCCGCGAGCTGACGGCGCAGGTCGGCGGCGGAAGAGACGTTCACGTCCCGGCGCAGGTAGGTGCCGAAGGAACGGGCCTCCCGGGCGGAGTCGGCGACGAGGGCGGGGGGGGCCGTCTCCCCGTCCGGCTCGAAGGCCGGGGCCTCCACCGCCTCCATCACCGCCGGGGCGGGCAGGAGGTCCTCCACCTGGGGCTCGGCGACCAGGGTGGGGGCCAGCGGAGCGATCTCGGGCTCGTCGGCGGGGAGGGGGGCCTGCGCGTGCAGGTCCGGCAGCGGGAAGGCGGGGGGCTCGGGCAGACGGGCTTCGGGCGCGGCGGGCGCCTGGAACGCCGGGGTGGGCTGCGGCTCGGGGAGGACGGGTACCTGCACGACCGGGGGCTGAACAGGTGCGGGGGAAGCGGGCTGGGGAGCCGGGGCGGCGGGCTGGTACAGGCGCGAGAGCAGGCCGCCCAGCCCCGCCGAGAGGCCCGCGCTCGCCGCAGGGGCCGCCGTGGCCGCGACCGGGACGGGTTCGGCGTGGGCGGGCTCGGGGGGGGTGGACGCGGCGGCGGGCAGGAACGGCTGGGACGGCACGCCCGCGGCCACGGGCGGGGGCGGCGTCACGGGGGCGGGGGCGTTGAAGTTCCAGGCCGGGGCCGGGGCCGACGCGGCAGGAGCGGCCACCACCGGGGCGGGCTCGAAGTCGGCTTGATCGTCGTCGAGTTCGAAGTCGAGGGCGTCGTCCTCCAGGGCAGGGGCGGGAGCCGGGGTGGTGCGGGCCTGGGCGACGAAGGCGGTGATGTCGGAGTCCACGCCCGCGCCGCGGAGGGCGTCGGCGCTGGGGAGGCCCGGGGTGATCAGGCTGGCGGAGAGGTCCTCACCGGTCCAGTCGGGCGGGGGGGCGTCCACCGGGGTGGCCGGGGGCTCCTCCTCGCCGCTCATGATGCGGGCGAGGTGGGCGAGGATGTCTCCTTCGACGATCAATCCACCCTGTCCGGTGCCGCGCAGAGGCTGCCAGTCGATGCCGTTTGCTTCCGCCAGGACCCTGGCGAGCGGAGCGATTCGTTCCATACGTTCCCCCTTGGCCCGTGCGTCCTCCCCGTGTGGGAGGGCCGCGCCGCCCCCGGGGGCGAAGCGGGCCGGTTGCTTTCCCGCAGGGTGACGCGTGAAGCCTGACAGCCTTCTTTCAGCGGGCGTGAACCAAGGCGGCGCAGCGGGGCGGGAGAGACGCCCCTCCCGTGTTCAGGAGCGCGGTGATAGGCTCGGGGCGTTGTCGCGCGGGCCACGGGGCGACGCTTCCCGGCACCGCCCCGGCCCGCCGCGTCTTTGGGAGCAACGATGCAGATATTCGAGGAGATGCAGTCGCGCGGGCACGAGGCCCTGACGCTTCTTCACCACGCGCCGAGCGGCCTCAAGGCGGCCCTGGCGATCCACTCGACCGTCCTGGGCCCGGCCATCGCGGGCGTGAGGCTGCGCCCCCTGGACGAGGAAACGGCCCTCAAGGGGGCGCTGGCGCTGAGCGAGAGCCTGACCCTCAAGGCCGCCCTCGCCGGGCTGAACTACGGCGGCGGCGCGTGCGTGCTCATGCTGCCGGAAGTCGGCGTGGACGACCCGCACGCGAGGGAAGCCCTCTTCCGCGCGCTCGGGCGACAGGTCAGGCCGCTGGAGTCGCGCGTGGTGCTGACCGAAGACATCGGCGTGACCCCGCGCGACATCGCCTTCGTCGCGCAGGAGACGCCCTCCACCCTGGGGGTGAACACCGACACGAGCAGCGTGACGGGCTACGGGGTCTACCGCGGGATCAAGGCCGCCGCCCGCTCCGCGCTGGGAAGCGAGAGCATGCGCGGGGTGCGGGTGGCCGTGCTGGGGGTGGGGGCGGTGGGGCGCGCCCTCGCCGAGCACCTCCACCGCGAGGGGGCCCGCCTGACCGTCGCCGACACCCGCCCCGAGCGGGCCGAGGCCCTCGCCGACGAGCTCGACGGGGTGACGGTCACGGGCACCGAGGAGCTGCTCGACGTG contains:
- a CDS encoding VWA domain-containing protein, with the protein product ARRTLRASARTAGDPARLRWLGRPRRAPRFLIVLDGSRSMGRGATLLLRFAHALHLRSRRVEVYAFSTALIRLTPTLRGAPPGEALHLPDLGDAWGGGTRIGENLLRLARDERARVTRDTVILILSDGLDTGEPEILARALRDLAGRAGLLAWLSPLAATPGYQPVQRAVQAALPHLDAFLPAASVTDLHGLARALRGRW
- the sufU gene encoding Fe-S cluster assembly sulfur transfer protein SufU translates to MLPETVARQILSDHERRPRGRGEIAGAPHAALDNPGCGDQVTVWVQVEGGRLTGVSFTGRGCTISQSSASLLTQSVRGKTLEEVHTLSASYRAMVMGEAPPDPALGDLVALAGVSRLHARRKCALLAWNALEAALAEATAEGEDGHPL
- a CDS encoding Glu/Leu/Phe/Val dehydrogenase family protein: MQIFEEMQSRGHEALTLLHHAPSGLKAALAIHSTVLGPAIAGVRLRPLDEETALKGALALSESLTLKAALAGLNYGGGACVLMLPEVGVDDPHAREALFRALGRQVRPLESRVVLTEDIGVTPRDIAFVAQETPSTLGVNTDTSSVTGYGVYRGIKAAARSALGSESMRGVRVAVLGVGAVGRALAEHLHREGARLTVADTRPERAEALADELDGVTVTGTEELLDVPCDIFSPCGYGHSIRSADVPRLQCRLIAGGEHHPLTRRGEDAVKEAGIMYIPDFAINAAGLIAAATSSTPEQAAERVYATVVRIAAVAEQYGKPPHVVARRMAERRIDLIGSLGTGGAVLGRGA
- the folE gene encoding GTP cyclohydrolase I FolE, with protein sequence MTTYPTISAADEQLEVPGLSDLTHDWLTAIGEDPEREGLHKTPHRVAKAWGFLTAGYHKTLQDAAGDAVFAAEGSEMVLVKDIEFYSMCEHHMLPFYGRAHIAYIPDGKILGLSKFARIVDLYSRRLQVQERITTQIADAVEELLQPRGVAVLMEGIHLCMAMRGVQKQNSSTTTSAMRGLFKEDMRTRMEFMSAVQSTLRSR
- a CDS encoding M20 family metallopeptidase; its protein translation is MTQTVDPVTALREQLVAWRRHLHMHPEVGFHEHETAAYIEAELRKMPGLTVSRPTETSVLAVLRGGRPGRTVLLRADIDALPMEEENTFEYVSQNPGAMHACGHDGHTAILLGVARLLSADAANVSGEVRMIFQHAEEIGPGGAEELVMETALMEGVDVVTGLHLNSQLPVGLVAVKPGAFMAAPDTIHITIRGKGGHGAHPEETVDPIAVGAQVVTNLQHVVSRHVAALDALVVSVTSFHSGTTHNVIPDTATMMGTVRTFDAGLRERAPGMIERVIKGVCEAHGAGYEFRYEPGYRPVINTDWVAERLREIALETVGEGHYQDAKPTMGGEDFSAYLQKAPGAYFNVGSGSDEADSRWPHHHPRFTLDEASLETGVRMLRAAALRLSLPE
- a CDS encoding heavy-metal-associated domain-containing protein, with the protein product MTKTLELDIGGMTCAACVGRVERGLRKVEGVAEVQRGGRTVALVGDGINDAPALARADVGVAIGTGTDVAVETADVILMSGDLRGVPNAVALSRATLRNIRVNLFWAFAYNVLLIPVAPGVLSPLGVTLSPVLAAAAMGLSSVFVLTNALRLRGFRAPLRVTPTPSSTPPLTPATQGQA
- a CDS encoding adenylosuccinate synthase, producing MPGIAIIGAQWGDEGKGKITDFLAPQARYVVRYQGGANAGHTVTAGGQTFKLNLLPSGVLHPGTVSVLGDGMVIDPEKFLAERQNLLDGGLSPELRISDRAHLVLPHHKYVDGRGDFVGTTGRGIGPAYADRARRVGIRFGDLADDAVLRERVERLLEAKPNSTREAGWATVADALGYLLPIRDALLPFVSDTGAGLRQAIREGENVLFEGAQATLLDLNYGTYPFVTSSHPTVGGILVGAGVNHKAVGQVYGVAKAFNTRVGHGPFVTEVFGEMEQRLRGDGSKPWDEFGTTTGRARRVGWLDLALLRYAVDVNGFDGLVINKMDILAGLDRIKVCVTYDDSGQPVYREMPGWTSTDGVTSRETLPREAQAYLDLIEETVNCPVVIFSCGPAREQTYGEVSWG
- a CDS encoding E3 binding domain-containing protein: MERIAPLARVLAEANGIDWQPLRGTGQGGLIVEGDILAHLARIMSGEEEPPATPVDAPPPDWTGEDLSASLITPGLPSADALRGAGVDSDITAFVAQARTTPAPAPALEDDALDFELDDDQADFEPAPVVAAPAASAPAPAWNFNAPAPVTPPPPVAAGVPSQPFLPAAASTPPEPAHAEPVPVAATAAPAASAGLSAGLGGLLSRLYQPAAPAPQPASPAPVQPPVVQVPVLPEPQPTPAFQAPAAPEARLPEPPAFPLPDLHAQAPLPADEPEIAPLAPTLVAEPQVEDLLPAPAVMEAVEAPAFEPDGETAPPALVADSAREARSFGTYLRRDVNVSSAADLRRQLAGALGQDVPLGLLVVRAAQRHAQTLGLGSVALQDLTAGVARTARPVALRDALDDLGTPFGGTPDLLVTDAGTLDLDDLHLGHTVTLSVGREREGRAALSLSGDVDPTRAARFLADVAGALEAPIILVI